In the Primulina tabacum isolate GXHZ01 chromosome 7, ASM2559414v2, whole genome shotgun sequence genome, CAACAGCTATTTCCCACAGGCTGGTGGTCGTCATTTATTCAGAAATTTAAaactaataatatatatatatatatatatatatatatatatatttatttatttagggGTGATTCTTTAACACAAAGGGGTTAAAGAATCTTTTTGTTCATTGAATCGAGACAGCAAGTGAGTCTAGTTTGCGTTTGTCTTTTTTACATAACCAAATTCGCATCACCGCATGATTTAGGGGTGATTATCCATTACTTGTTTTCAAAGTTTAATGATCAGAGttcaagaattttgttatttaattGAATCGAAGGTGCAATGCGTATTTTAGAAAGAAAATCCAAGATTGCGAGGACACGAATTATTGTCTTTCTTATATATAAACAATGTTGTAAACACAATTAAAATGAATGATTCAGTTGGAGATATATATTGCGAGTGTAAAATCATTCTCTATCTATATCCTTTGGAATGCTTCAATTTCCTTTGTATTTCATTTATTATCCCATTTACTCGTCCCAGTAAGTCACGCAAACATCGATCCAACCATGAAGATATGCTTATCATaaattttaattgataatttaccGTACATTAATTGAGCCAAAACATAAAAGAGAGCATTGTCGCTCAGGAACAAAACTACTTCTATGCGTATCTCCTACAGAACACCAAGCCCATATCAGAACACAACCGGTTGCCACACCGTCGTTTCTCTGAATATTCAGGGTACTACACTTCACAAGTCTGTTAAATTTAGTTGGTGGAGATAACAAAAAATCTAGAGCTCTCAAGGTGTCGGAACATTTTCCTTCGCGAGTGGAGCAATTTCCTCCCCGTCAACATTGGACTCACCACCGGAAACGCCCAAACTTAGTAGCAACGACTCCCACTTCTTAGCAGGTCCCTGAGTCATCACATGCCACGAGTTGCACAAAcacaaatattttaacatattctGAATCGTTGCTGACAAAACGAACTGAAAAATAAAGCAAGAAATCAAACACAATCTTTGGGGTTTTATGGGTACCTTCCAGGAGAAATCTTGTGACATGCAGTTTTTTATCATTTCCGTGAATGCTAGGGTTCCGTAGACCATGAGAGCTCTTTCAACAGCTGTTGCTATCTTCAGCACATCGGCTGGGTCTACAGTTTCACACTGCACATGCATACACACAAAAAGtgatataatttgaatcttgaAAGAGAGAGTGGCTAAATGAACCCTAAATTCATAAGTCCAGAATACCTCAATGTTGAAATCTCCCATTTGGAAACCTGTATATCCTTCTTTCACCGTGTCAACTAGACCACCAGTCGATGAACAGATTGGTATCTGATAAAAGCAGTTATATCTTGAGATCATGTTATGAAAGTTGAGCGAACTGAACTTGTTTTAAACAATTTACAGCCAAAAAAATATACAGTTTCTTAAATTTAATCTTTGAAGCTAAAGTCTTACAGTTCCATATCGCATTGCATGTAACTGAATGAGACCACAAGGCTCAAATCTACTTGGAATCAACATAAAATCTGCACCAGCAGTTATCATGTGAGCCAAGGGAACATTGAATTTGGCCACTCCCCTAGCTTTTTCGGGGTACAACTCTTCGAGTTGTTGAATCTGTTGCTCAAACTTCTTCTTGCCAGTTCCCTGAAAGAAAGGATGGATAAAACCATTAAACCTAATCTCACACTTCGTCAATGTTTGCACAAACATTGAGCAAGTACGCAGATTAATTTATTCCTTACCAGGATTATTATTTGAACATCCATTCCTATGAACCTAGAAATGGCAGCGACAAGAATATCTGAGCCTTTTTGCTCCTCGAGTCTGCCAATAAATCCAAGTACAGGGATATTCCTGTCTATAGGCAACCCAACTTCAGCTTGAAGAGCTTCCTTTATTAATGGCTTGGCATCCATAACCTGAAAGTaagattacaaaaaaaaatcaatttctaGGAAGTAGGAACAGAGATGATAAGCAAATGAATAGATATCATATCAAACAAAATTTAGAATATCTATCTATAGTAACCTCGCTGTGGTGTCATTATTGTCAGCACAaggacaaaagaaaaaaaaaagtatagGATCTTACAGAAGTGATGTTGTAGTGATAACTAATGTATTTATCGGTGGCGGGATTCCACTCTTGAATATCCATGCCATTTGTGATGCCACATATGTCAACAGCACGTATATACTTATCACATTCTACACCTTTTGCAGGCCCAGAAATAAGTTCTTGGCCATAGTATGGGCTGACAGTCACAAGTCTGTTTGCTTCTAAAATTCCAGCCTTCATCCAGTTTGTTTTCCTTCCCTTCACAGGTTTATCATACCTGCAACAATTATGGACAATCATACAAACTAAGAAATTCGATCACCTGATAGAATTACCTTCAATTGTGAAGACTACAACTTATTTTTCCACAATCTTATAATAGCTTAATACAAACACTCGAGCGCAAATGGACTAGGGATCAGAACAGTTTTATATTTTCAACACACCCCTTTACATTAGTTCAAAAGTCCGAAAAACAGAGGCCTGAATCAAATATCCatagtgtaacgccccgaaaattttaaagtccacgcaaaccacgtgcatgcaattattaaattcttttgtattttaattaaatgttttaattgcatgaattaattatgttttgcatacttgcatatttaaaatatatttttctacatgattgcataaaaattgtattttttaaggaatattcaagtgacgatcgaagaacggggaccgaggactgaagaatagaaaatatttttattaaatagttgtttttaattatttaaaatatggttgatgctttttagtatttttgaaaatatggggttttgacgtgattttatacgccgggacgtaatttttacggtgttggattttcaacaaaaatacgaacgttttagcaacccggctaataaattcacaaacttattttaacaaaattatttttagtatttaattaaagactaatgggcctaatcaAATCCCTTAATGGGGTTAAGCctaattagttattaattaaactatataatatgattaaaccctccccaaaccctCACACCTACACGCCACTTTCAGAATTCTTTTCTCTCCCAAATCACTCCAAGTACACGGCACCCACTTACCACAATTTGAAGGGAAATTTTGAAAGTTTCAAAAAGGAATTGCTAAGGTTTCATAGCCAAGGTTTTTttgtccgttcttcgtcgtcaacgatttttcttgcgtttaaaatgcaaaggcacgccatacatctccttttctcgttcatcacatcatattattgtttaaattatatttgaatgaaaagcaTAAAGTTCTATGATTATTTTCGGAATATTGCATGCTCACATGGTGAAACTTGAGTTTTTGATGCcaaaatcatgatttttatgtgcataaggggctgccatgattaggaattggTATGGGATGTTTGTACATGTTTTTAAGGGGTCCTAGAACACATGAAAATACTGCAtaacatgaatttaaaaagCTGGAAAACAGTAGGATAAATTTCAGAAAGTGCCGTGAGTTTTTGGTTGGGTTGGCTTGTTCAAGGTTCATGGGCTGTTTGTGTTGCATGGGACTTAGGGGCTCGACCAGGCCTTGAGGAGGGTTCGGTTGAGAcgtggttaggtcctaggaagagtcctaggagggctagggcTCGTGCTAGTGAGTAGGGAAGAGTCCTTGTATGAAAAAACTCTTCACGCGTAGGATCAAGGGTGGCTGAGAGTTTCAGGTGCTATGGCTCGGTCTGGGGGCTAGCTAGTGGTTTATCAGGGTCCTAAGGTGATGGGTAAGGGTCGGGCCAGGGGCTTGGGCGGTGTGGTTCGCTGCTGGCTTGAACTGAAGTGGTGACCGTGAGGATGGCAGCAAGGAGGATGATCGCGCGCAGGCTGTTGCTGTGTTCAGGAAGATCGCTGCacgggttcaggggctgggttagtctgggcttgggctgggcgtggtctagggaaggttagggtcgtgtgggctctgtggtggctcggctggaagtgtcctaggttggctaggagtccttatgtgcttaggagttacacacacatacacgggcAGATTTGGGGCAGAGTTCAGTAGGCTTTTTGAACGGGTTAGGGTCATGATTTTGGGCTGGGGTttcacagtagggtccctagatgggttggctaggttttggttc is a window encoding:
- the LOC142552154 gene encoding granule-bound starch synthase 1, chloroplastic/amyloplastic-like isoform X2, translating into MAAVTASHFVSHINGGATSVDTKTNLAQIGLRNQTVTHSGLRSVNKIDISGKVTTSKLSRCTVNKTEDKPSGTIICGVGMSVVLLSTEVAPWCKTGGLGDVLGGLPPALAALGHRVMTICPRYDQYKDAWDTNVLVEITVGDRVETVRFFHCYKRGVDRVFVDHPWFLEKVWGKTKSKLYGPNAGTDYEDNQLRFSLLCQAAIEATRVLSLNSSKYFSGPYGEDVVFIANDWHTALLPCYLKSMYQSRGLYTNAKVVYCIHNIAYQGRFKFSDFSLLNLPDQFKSSFDFMDGYDKPVKGRKTNWMKAGILEANRLVTVSPYYGQELISGPAKGVECDKYIRAVDICGITNGMDIQEWNPATDKYISYHYNITSVMDAKPLIKEALQAEVGLPIDRNIPVLGFIGRLEEQKGSDILVAAISRFIGMDVQIIILGTGKKKFEQQIQQLEELYPEKARGVAKFNVPLAHMITAGADFMLIPSRFEPCGLIQLHAMRYGTIPICSSTGGLVDTVKEGYTGFQMGDFNIECETVDPADVLKIATAVERALMVYGTLAFTEMIKNCMSQDFSWKGPAKKWESLLLSLGVSGGESNVDGEEIAPLAKENVPTP